attatttctttggttttttattatatatttgtatctttttgtttttcttttattttctatttctgttttaGGGAATTAATATTTTTGGGGAATATCTTCTAGGGAGGGATGGACAGGTCTGATCCTGATGTGGGCTGAGATGTGATCTCTGCATGGCCCCTTGGCTCTCGTGTCCGTGTGGTTCTGGAGTTGGCCAAGCAGGAGAGAGCTCTGCCAAGCCCAGCAAACTCCAAGGATGCTCCTGTTCTTTCAGGTGTTGCTGTGTTTGCCTGGAAAGGGGAGTCAGAGGATGATTTCTGGTGGTGCATTGACCGCTGTGTTAACGTTGATGGCTGGCAGGCCAACATGGTGAGGAGCCTTCTCcagcccttcctcttcctccaccaaGTGCCCATGGGGTTCCTCACCCTTCCACCTTGGGGCTGTTCCTGGGAGCCTGCTGGTCTTGCAAGGGCCTCGTTGAAGGGAGGCTTCTGGAGAATGGCAGCTAGagatgagctgggagcagccatgGGACTGTCAGGAGCTGCAGAGATGATGTCCTGAGCTGACACATCCCAATGGCAAGGGAAGAGCTCCTGGTGGAGCTCTCAGGAGCCAGCAAATGGGACCTCTTTCcccctccaggagctgctccaagctgctcctctcccagcacagctgctgtctGCCCTCTCTCCCAAAGCTGAGATCATAGTGAGGACCTTTCCCTTGCCAAAGCTGATGTGCCCCCTTGGTGCATGGTCTGTGGTCACCAGTGGTGTGTCTGTGGGCCATGACACCTCCCACAGCCTCTCCTCTCCCATTTGCTTTCAGGGCATGAATGCTGTGGCGTCCTGAGCTCAGCCTAGTTAGTTAGTGCTGCCTGTGGTCACCTTTCCAGGCTGCAGAGCAATAGCAGAGGCAGGAAATCCTGTTAggatccagcagctccatgcagGGGTAAGGAATCTCAGTGTTTTGGAGGAGACCCCGAGTTGCAGGCATCAGGGGAAACCCAGGAGTCCTGGTCCCCAGGCCTCTGCCtgaacagccctgcagcagtgcctgAAGATGCTTCTCCAAATCATTTTCCCCATCCTGTCCTCAGCCAGTGCATTTGCCAGTGGGAGGCCTGACTGCTCCCTGTTCTGCCTTGCCTGTTCTTTAGATCCTGGATGATGGTGGGGACCTGACCCATTGGGTGTATAAGAAATACCCCAGCGTGTTCAAGAAGATCCGAGGGATCGTGGAGGAGAGTGTGACCGGCGTGCACAGGTGGGAGCTTTGggaaggcagagccagagatctcAGGGAGTCGCTGCTGTCTGCTCTGACCTGCCTCTGCCCTCTCCCAGGCTGTACCAGCTCTCCAAGGCTGGGAAGCTCTGTGTCCCAGCCATGAACGTGAATGACTCCGTCACCAAGCAGAAGTTTGATAACCTGTATTGCTGCCGGGAATCCATCCTGGATGGGTGAGTCCAagccttttccccactggcacTTCCACACGGGTGGGTTTGGCTCTGGCTGCTCTTAAGCAGAGATCAGGCTCTGGTGCTTTCACCTGGTTTTGGGCTTGACTGATCCCAACGcaggtctctctctctcccccagcctGAAGAGGACCACGGATGTGATGTTTGGAGGGAAGCAAGTGGTGGTTTGTGGTTATGGGGAGGTGAGTTCCATGAGCTGTGCTGCCCTCCCTCAGGCTCAGCATCCTGCACTTCCCTGTGCAAAGGCCACTTGCCCTTTACTGTAAGGAGTAGATCCAACCTGGTGAGCGATAACCAGGGAAGTCTTGCTGGAATCTGCTGGGAGGGTGGAGATCAAGGATCAGATTTCCCAGGTTGTTGCAGATTAACTGGGCTGCACAGCCGGCAGTTGCTGGGACACACTGGCCTGAATTATAACTACCCACGGGTACTCCCatctgctgtccctggcccaggttcagcatccagcctggctgtcactgagCAGGGCAGGCGGCTTCTCCCTGAGAATAATACTCTGGCAGAGGGGAATTGTACCATGAACTTGTAACTGATTCTACCCTGGAAGAGCtagagctgggagctgccaccTTCCCTCCATCTGTGCACATCCCTATGGGTGTTTATCTTCCAGCActgtgcagggcctggcaggagctgcaaAGGCTCTTCCCAGCAGGAACTTGCTCCCTAATTTATTTAGGCACCAGTGGAGCCCAGCTTTGCTCGACCAAGAGACTGTGCTGGCTCTTGCCgagggctctgggctggtgccTGGTTCTCCAGCCAGGAGTTGGGCTGGGTGTTGTTGTCTCCAGAGCCTGTCCTGAGCTTTACTGGACTTCTTCAAAACAGGagtgtcacagaatcatagaatcccagacttCCAACCCAtatttgggttagaagggaacttaaagctcatccagttccaccccctgccatgcacagggacactttccactagaccaggttactccaagcccCCTCCAACCTTGAATACTTCGAGGGATGGAggagccacagcttttctgagaATTCCATTctagggcctccccaccctcacagggaagaattccttcccaatatcccatctacccctgccctctggcagtgggaagccattcccccttgtcctgtccctccatcccttgtccaaagtccctcttcagctctcctggagcccctttaggcactgtgAGGGGCTCTAAGGTTTCTCTGTAGcctgctctcctccaggctgaccCCCCttagctctcccagcctgttcACCCTGAATGGTTTCCCCTTCAGACGTGAGTTGGAGTCCCAgtttgccctgcctgcctgtgtTCAGTAGACCcgaggctggagctgggtgaTAAGCAAGGGTCTCTCTGGAGATGTTTTTGGTCTGGCACCTTGCTGGTCAGAAAATGGGGCTGAGCAGAGTCAGTGCAGCCCAGGCAGGTGTTGGTGTGGGTTGGTGtttaattttgctttaattttccaCTGAGGAGAGGGAGCGAGTCCgagatgctgctgcaggagccttGTGCTCCCTGTGCTGATGTGGCAGCATGGGATGGAGGATCTGCCCCCTGAGGAGTTCAGGATGGCTCTGAAATCCTTTAGCTTAAAGGCAAGGGGGCACTGTGTACTCCTGTAGGCTGTCTTTAACTCCTGCATGGAGAAAGgttcctgcagtgctggggctgcacaAGCTGTGAGAGCACTGGGTTGGGAAATCTCCTGGCCttggacgcttccagggatggggcagccacagcttctgtgggcagcctgggccaggcctccccaccctcacaggggagaattccttcccaatatcccatctatatAGGATATTGCCTTCTGGCAGTGGGAAACTGGTGGTCTTGCAGGGGGAGCTGGGCTTGTGGCAGTTGTGCCACTCACCAGGTACATcctgggctgctcctggcaTTGGCAGGTGGCTGGGATGAGGATCCTTCAGCCCGGGATGGGCTTGGGCTGTGTAGGGAAGGGGCTGTAGCACTGGTGTGTCTGTGTCCCGCCTCACTGTGATCCTTTTGCCTTGGcaggtggggaagggatgctgtGCTGCCCTGAAAGCCCTGGGAGCCATCGTCTACGTCACAGAGATCGACCCCATCTGCGCTCTCCAAGCCTGGTAAGGTGTTCCCATCTGCTTGGGAGTATCTGTCTGCTCTTCCAAACCCTACCCGAGGCTGGAGTGGAGCCAGGGGGATCTGTGGCTCATTTTGGAGAACATGCACCTCGTTGGGGTGTgatggggaagggctggggcagctttcAGGGATGGGGTACCGGGCAGAGGATGTTCACTGGCTGATTTGGGGAGGCTGCTCAAGCCTCTGTGCCACACATTCCTGGCTCCTCTGACATTTCCAAGAGTGGGTTGGACACCCCAACTGTTGCACAGCCCTCCCTCATGGCACTGGTGTTCCTGGAGGGGTACTGCCAGAGCAGTTCAGAGCTGCTGAGATCCTACATGGCCTGGGGCAGAGAAGGAACAAGcttctcctcctcatcatgGTCCctattccccttttttgccaGCATGGATGGATTTCGGGTGGTGAAGCTGAGCGAAGTAATCCGTCAGGTGGATGTCGTCATCACCTGCACAGGTAGGGGTGAcaaggctggagcaggctgaggAGCATCATTCCCTAGTGGGGTCTcgaaggagctgggaatggagagGACACTCCACTGCTGTGTGATCCTAACATTCCACAAtagctgggctctgccagcagctttCCCCCTGATTCGCTGTTTGACCACAGTCCTGGCCCAGAGCAGAGAGACATCTCGGCCACATGTTCTCAGCATGTTTTGGGATCTCCTAGAGCCTGCTTAATTCATGGGAGCAAAGATCAAAGATTTGGGCGCTGAattgggctccccagggagTGGTCATGGTCCCAGTCTTGCCAGAGctcaaggagtgtttggacaacgctctcaggcacagggtgggattgttgggagtgtcctgtgcagggccaggagttggacttgatgacccttgtggatcccttccagctcaggatattccacgACAGCACTTGTCCCCCACGTTCCCTGCTGTCACAGCCGGAAGGGCTCATGTCCCAGTGGAAGTTCATCTGATGTTACCCCAAGCCGAGCTTCTGACTCAAGTTCAGGGACGGGGAAACCAGAGGGTTTGTGTTCCCACTGCTGTGGGATCAGCTGTGCCCTCTGTGCCTGCAGGGAACAAGAACGTGGTGACCAGGGAGCACTTGGATCGGATGAAGAACAGCTGCATCGTGTGCAACATGGGCCACTCCAACACCGAGATCGACGTGGTGAGTGCCGGCGCCTCCGGCCGTGCCCACCTGCCGGCTCCTGCCATGACtgcagcctcttcctcctcctcttccagacCAGCCTCCGGACGCCGGAGCTGACCTGGGAGCGGGTCCGCTCCCAAGTGGATCACGTCATCTGGCCGGATGGGAAGCGcgtggtgctgctggctgaggtgTGTTCAGAGCTGGGCCATGATGCTTTGGGTCTCCATCAGGAAGTCACGGATTTAGCCAGGTGGAAAAGTGCTGGGAGGAGCTTCAGGGCtcaaaaaagggttttttgatttattttatttattttttatttccttttcttgagGGTGGGTGTGTCATATCCCACATGCAGCCACAGAGGTGTCATCTGGCTCTGTTCTTCATCCCACTCGGCCAAACCCCATCTGCGCAGGGTTTCCCAGGTGTTGGGTGGCTCCTCTTCCCACGGGAGCTGTTATGGCAGGAGGAGGGACTGGCTTTTCTAGGGACCACAACATTCCCCTGCCTTGAAGCGAAGGGTTAAGGTGGAAACTGGAGCAGAGTTGAAATGCTCTGGTTCCCTGTGCCCCTGTTCCCTGGTCCCCTGTGCAGGGAGTGGGGGGGGGAGGTGAATCCCATCTGGAAACTCAATTTGGTTTGGATTTGGGAGCACGTCCAGCTCCGTGCTGACTCCTCCTGCTTCCTCCCAGGGCCGTCTGCTCAACCTGAGCTGCTCCACGGTTCCCACCTTCGTTCTCTCCATCACGGCTACCACGCAGGTCCGTACATGGGTGGGGCTCTGCACGAGCCTCAGGGTGGGGATGGTTTGGAAGGAGCTGGGAACACGCTGGGATTGGTCCTTGGGATGGCACCACTGCCAGAAATACCATTTTGTCTGGGCTGGAGTTATTGCTGGCGTGGACCCAGTGTTTTGGGTACAGCAAGTTTTGGGAGAGCTTTTCAATGAGTGGTTTAATGGCACAGATCCTGCTGGGCTGGAAGGCAGGTTTAAACCCCCCTGAGCACAGGTTTAAGCCCCTCCAAGCACAGGTTTAAGCCCCCTCAGGACAGGTTTGAGCCCCGCCTACCATGAGTTTAATCTTCCCCAGCACAGGTTTAAGCCCCTCTAGCACAGATTTAAGCTCCCGCAGCCTGGGTTTAAGCCCACCCAGCACAGGTTTGAGCTTACCTCAAAGCAAGGCTTTGTTGAGGCTGGGAACACCAAGggaactggtggcactgggaacaCCGAGGGGATTGATGGGACTGGGAACACGGAAgggactggtggcactgggaacaCCGAGGGGATTGATGGGACTGGGAACACGGAAGGGACTGGTGGCACTGGCGCTCGTGGGGAAGGACAGCCAGGCTGGCAGTGGGGAATTCCCTTGTCCTCACTCTGGTCAGTCCAAATGGACAGGGACCAGGCCTCTCTTTTGGACTTGGTTCCCAGCAGTGGAAGCCAGCACTTGGGGGATGCAGTTTCATCTCTCCTGAAGGAATGAGCCTGGGTTTTGGATGCTGCCAGTTTCTGAGGAGCAGCCCCTCCTTTCCCacgtgctgcagcagctgtgtggtTTGAGGAGAAGAGCTGCTAACCCTAAACTTGGGGTTTTTCCCTGGGGTGTTGAGCCCAGATGCTGCAAACAAGCTGGGTGGCATCTGATCCCTGCTCTCTGATCCCTGCTGTGGGGTTATGGAGACCCAGAGAGGGATGTACCTGTGGGGGGAGCCTTTCCCTCAAGGCGTGTTGGAAATGGTTGCGCTGTCCCTCCGGCTCCCAGATCCTTCTCTGCCTTTGGGAGCTTTGTGCTGCCCAGGTTGGTGGCTGTTCCTGGCTGTTCCCAGCTTATCCCTGTGCTCTCCACAGGCTCTGGCTCTGATTGAGCTCTACAACGCTCCCGAGGGCCGGTACAAGCAGGACGTTTACCTGCTGCCGAAGAAGATGGGTGAGTGAAGGAACTGACTTTTCCCTGGGGAATCTGTGTGCCAGCAGTGTCAGGAGAACTCAAGCCTGGGCTGGGAAACACTTCCAGAGGGACAGTGAGTTCAGGGAAGGCACCAGAGGCAGTGACCTTAAAATACATGTTGTTATTTGATGTATGTTCCTTAGTGTTCTGCAGCGTGGGAGGCATCGCACATCCTGCAGCCTCCCTTCTCTGGGATTTTCCATGCCCTCCTTATGCCTTTAGGGGCACATCCAGCCCAGgcctgggctcagctctgctttgGGTGATGGTGAATCTGGGGTGCTGCCCAGCCAGGCCTTGCAGTCATCACCTGCCCATGTTGTGGTGGGGAATGTGGACCCCCTGATCCCGTTTTCCCTCTTCCCATTTCCAGACGAGTACGTGGCCAGTTTGCACCTGCCGTCGTTCGACGCCCACCTGACGGAGCTGACGGACGATCAGGCCAAATACCTGGGACTCAACAAAAATGGGCCTTTCAAACCCAACTACTACAGGTGagagctgctggggcaggagctcccagctcctCATGGGTTTGGagctctgcctccagctccaGGGTCTCCAACAGCAGAGgggtgtggagctgctggagcgtgtccaaaggaggccacGGAGGTGCTTTGagggctggagctcctctgggagagctgggaggttCCCAAGAGagcttagagccccttccagtgtctaaaggggctccaggagagctggagagggacttgggacaagggctggagggacaggacaagggtcagtggcttcccactgccagagggcagggatggatgggatattgggaaggaattcttggctgtgagggtggggaggccctggcacagggtgcccagagcagctgtggctgcccctggatccctggaggtgtccaaggccaggttggatggggcttggagcagcctgggacagtggaaggtgtccctgcccatggaatgagatgggctttgaagtccctgccagcccaaaccagcctgGAATCCCATGCCTGGGAGACCCccttgccctggcacagcagcacctcccACAT
Above is a window of Aphelocoma coerulescens isolate FSJ_1873_10779 chromosome 26, UR_Acoe_1.0, whole genome shotgun sequence DNA encoding:
- the AHCYL1 gene encoding S-adenosylhomocysteine hydrolase-like protein 1 isoform X1 — encoded protein: MSVPEPAGGEEKQAKEVEDAEKYSFMATVTKAPKKQIQFADDMQEFTKFPTKTGRRSLSRSISQSSTDSYSSAASYTDSSDDEVSPREKQQTNSKGSSNFCVKNIKQAEFGRREIEIAEQDMSALISLRKRAQGEKPLAGAKIVGCTHITAQTAVLIETLCALGAQCRWSACNIYSTQNEVAAALAEAGVAVFAWKGESEDDFWWCIDRCVNVDGWQANMILDDGGDLTHWVYKKYPSVFKKIRGIVEESVTGVHRLYQLSKAGKLCVPAMNVNDSVTKQKFDNLYCCRESILDGLKRTTDVMFGGKQVVVCGYGEVGKGCCAALKALGAIVYVTEIDPICALQACMDGFRVVKLSEVIRQVDVVITCTGNKNVVTREHLDRMKNSCIVCNMGHSNTEIDVTSLRTPELTWERVRSQVDHVIWPDGKRVVLLAEGRLLNLSCSTVPTFVLSITATTQALALIELYNAPEGRYKQDVYLLPKKMDEYVASLHLPSFDAHLTELTDDQAKYLGLNKNGPFKPNYYRY
- the AHCYL1 gene encoding S-adenosylhomocysteine hydrolase-like protein 1 isoform X3, with the translated sequence MPLPSLDAVQIQFADDMQEFTKFPTKTGRRSLSRSISQSSTDSYSSAASYTDSSDDEVSPREKQQTNSKGSSNFCVKNIKQAEFGRREIEIAEQDMSALISLRKRAQGEKPLAGAKIVGCTHITAQTAVLIETLCALGAQCRWSACNIYSTQNEVAAALAEAGVAVFAWKGESEDDFWWCIDRCVNVDGWQANMILDDGGDLTHWVYKKYPSVFKKIRGIVEESVTGVHRLYQLSKAGKLCVPAMNVNDSVTKQKFDNLYCCRESILDGLKRTTDVMFGGKQVVVCGYGEVGKGCCAALKALGAIVYVTEIDPICALQACMDGFRVVKLSEVIRQVDVVITCTGNKNVVTREHLDRMKNSCIVCNMGHSNTEIDVTSLRTPELTWERVRSQVDHVIWPDGKRVVLLAEGRLLNLSCSTVPTFVLSITATTQALALIELYNAPEGRYKQDVYLLPKKMDEYVASLHLPSFDAHLTELTDDQAKYLGLNKNGPFKPNYYRY
- the AHCYL1 gene encoding S-adenosylhomocysteine hydrolase-like protein 1 isoform X4 codes for the protein MQEFTKFPTKTGRRSLSRSISQSSTDSYSSAASYTDSSDDEVSPREKQQTNSKGSSNFCVKNIKQAEFGRREIEIAEQDMSALISLRKRAQGEKPLAGAKIVGCTHITAQTAVLIETLCALGAQCRWSACNIYSTQNEVAAALAEAGVAVFAWKGESEDDFWWCIDRCVNVDGWQANMILDDGGDLTHWVYKKYPSVFKKIRGIVEESVTGVHRLYQLSKAGKLCVPAMNVNDSVTKQKFDNLYCCRESILDGLKRTTDVMFGGKQVVVCGYGEVGKGCCAALKALGAIVYVTEIDPICALQACMDGFRVVKLSEVIRQVDVVITCTGNKNVVTREHLDRMKNSCIVCNMGHSNTEIDVTSLRTPELTWERVRSQVDHVIWPDGKRVVLLAEGRLLNLSCSTVPTFVLSITATTQALALIELYNAPEGRYKQDVYLLPKKMDEYVASLHLPSFDAHLTELTDDQAKYLGLNKNGPFKPNYYRY
- the AHCYL1 gene encoding S-adenosylhomocysteine hydrolase-like protein 1 isoform X2, whose translation is MSVPEPAGGEEKQAKEVEDAEKYSFMATVTKAPKKQIQFADDMQEFTKFPTKTGRRSLSRSISQSSTDSYSSAASYTDSSDDEVSPREKQQTNSKGSSNFCVKNIKQAEFGRREIEIAEQDMSALISLRKRAQGEKPLAGAKIVGCTHITAQTAVLIETLCALGAQCRWSACNIYSTQNEVAAALAEAGVAVFAWKGESEDDFWWCIDRCVNVDGWQANMILDDGGDLTHWVYKKYPSVFKKIRGIVEESVTGVHRLYQLSKAGKLCVPAMNVNDSVTKQKFDNLYCCRESILDGLKRTTDVMFGGKQVVVCGYGEVGKGCCAALKALGAIVYVTEIDPICALQACMDGFRVVKLSEVIRQVDVVITCTGNKNVVTREHLDRMKNSCIVCNMGHSNTEIDVTSLRTPELTWERVRSQVDHVIWPDGKRVVLLAEGRLLNLSCSTVPTFVLSITATTQALALIELYNAPEGRYKQDVYLLPKKMDEYVASLHLPSFDAHLTELTDDQAKYLGLNKNGPFKPNYYR